Proteins from a single region of Punica granatum isolate Tunisia-2019 chromosome 8, ASM765513v2, whole genome shotgun sequence:
- the LOC116187047 gene encoding transcription factor WER-like isoform X1, whose product MGRGPSNGRGDKLNKGAWTALEDKILKDYVTAHGDRRWHIVAREAAAGLSRSAKSSRLRWLNYLRPDIKRGNITKDEEDLIIRLHKLLGNRWSLIAGRLPGRTDNEIKNYWNTNLIKKLEKASHTNNRRVNDQTKTKIETFETEKPSALLQHDIAKLQFLNDDICLDPARSGGRESLLDHNNSGYCCSAATTLVEVSGQLKMDFLVDDVDRSITNLEYEFSRLRDYDACLTGSASNACSEDFLGQSFQWLPEGFLDNRSWEFASGEDWVI is encoded by the exons ATGGGAAGAGGACCAAGTAATGGGAGAGGTGATAAGTTGAACAAAGGGGCATGGACAGCTCTCGAAGACAAGATACTAAAAGATTATGTCACAGCCCATGGTGATAGGAGGTGGCACATTGTTGCCAGAGAAGCCG CTGCAGGTCTGAGTAGAAGTGCGAAGAGTAGCCGGCTCCGATGGCTGAATTACCTAAGGCCAGACATCAAGAGAGGGAATATCACAAAGGATGAAGAGGACCTCATCATTAGGCTTCACAAGCTCTTAGGCAACAG GTGGTCTTTGATTGCCGGGAGGCTTCCAGGGCGAACAGACAATGAAATCAAGAACTATTGGAATACTAATCTAATCAAGAAGCTCGAGAAGGCAAGCCACACTAATAACAGGAGAGTGAATGACCAAACAAAGACGAAAATCGAGACGTTTGAGACGGAGAAACCATCAGCACTGCTTCAACACGACATCGCGAAGTTGCAATTCCTAAATGACGACATCTGCCTAGACCCCGCCAGATCTGGAGGTAGAGAGTCCTTATTGGATCACAATAATTCTGGCTATTGCTGCTCAGCAGCGACGACTCTGGTGGAGGTCTCGGGACAGCTCAAAATGGATTTCCTTGTTGATGATGTCGACCGATCGATAACTAACTTGGAGTATGAGTTCTCAAGGTTGCGTGATTATGATGCCTGTCTTACCGGTTCAGCAAGTAATGCATGCAGTGAAGATTTCCTCGGTCAATCGTTCCAATGGTTGCCTGAAGGATTCTTGGACAATCGGAGCTGGGAATTCGCTTCTGGGGAAGATTGGGTTATATAA
- the LOC116187047 gene encoding transcription factor WER-like isoform X2 — MGRGPSNGRGDKLNKGAWTALEDKILKDYVTAHGDRRWHIVAREAGLSRSAKSSRLRWLNYLRPDIKRGNITKDEEDLIIRLHKLLGNRWSLIAGRLPGRTDNEIKNYWNTNLIKKLEKASHTNNRRVNDQTKTKIETFETEKPSALLQHDIAKLQFLNDDICLDPARSGGRESLLDHNNSGYCCSAATTLVEVSGQLKMDFLVDDVDRSITNLEYEFSRLRDYDACLTGSASNACSEDFLGQSFQWLPEGFLDNRSWEFASGEDWVI; from the exons ATGGGAAGAGGACCAAGTAATGGGAGAGGTGATAAGTTGAACAAAGGGGCATGGACAGCTCTCGAAGACAAGATACTAAAAGATTATGTCACAGCCCATGGTGATAGGAGGTGGCACATTGTTGCCAGAGAAGCCG GTCTGAGTAGAAGTGCGAAGAGTAGCCGGCTCCGATGGCTGAATTACCTAAGGCCAGACATCAAGAGAGGGAATATCACAAAGGATGAAGAGGACCTCATCATTAGGCTTCACAAGCTCTTAGGCAACAG GTGGTCTTTGATTGCCGGGAGGCTTCCAGGGCGAACAGACAATGAAATCAAGAACTATTGGAATACTAATCTAATCAAGAAGCTCGAGAAGGCAAGCCACACTAATAACAGGAGAGTGAATGACCAAACAAAGACGAAAATCGAGACGTTTGAGACGGAGAAACCATCAGCACTGCTTCAACACGACATCGCGAAGTTGCAATTCCTAAATGACGACATCTGCCTAGACCCCGCCAGATCTGGAGGTAGAGAGTCCTTATTGGATCACAATAATTCTGGCTATTGCTGCTCAGCAGCGACGACTCTGGTGGAGGTCTCGGGACAGCTCAAAATGGATTTCCTTGTTGATGATGTCGACCGATCGATAACTAACTTGGAGTATGAGTTCTCAAGGTTGCGTGATTATGATGCCTGTCTTACCGGTTCAGCAAGTAATGCATGCAGTGAAGATTTCCTCGGTCAATCGTTCCAATGGTTGCCTGAAGGATTCTTGGACAATCGGAGCTGGGAATTCGCTTCTGGGGAAGATTGGGTTATATAA